One stretch of Candida orthopsilosis Co 90-125, chromosome 3 draft sequence DNA includes these proteins:
- a CDS encoding Ypt72 GTPase (the C. parapsilosis ortholog has an intron in the UTR; similar to C. parapsilosis CPAR2_406870 and C. albicans YPT72; Rab small monomeric GTPase involved in vacuolar biogenesis) — protein MSPKKLLKIIVVGDSGVGKTSLMHQFVNNKFSQQYKATIGADFLTKEITLDGGKTVTLQIWDTAGQERFQSLGVAFYRGADCCVLCFDVTNEKSLNNLTSWKDEFLVQSNVSNPQDFPFVIIGNKIDVDDSKKIPSLQKKLHNITHNQLGGLNHPVFETSAKDGVNVESAFEVVAKMALQQEELNSGGDVNDDYNDAINIHLESDSSACGC, from the coding sequence ATGAGTCCAAAGAAGTTACTAAAGATAATCGTCGTTGGCGATTCTGGCGTTGGGAAAACTTCCCTCATGCACCAATTCGttaacaacaaattcagtCAGCAGTATAAAGCCACTATCGGTGCAGACTTCCTTACAAAGGAGATCACATTGGATGGTGGCAAAACCGTGACATTGCAAATTTGGGACACTGCTGGTCAAGAAAGGTTTCAAAGTTTGGGTGTGGCTTTTTACAGAGGCGCTGattgttgtgttttgtgttttgatgTCACTAACGAGAAGTCGTTAAACAATTTGACCAGTTGGAAGGATGAGTTTTTGGTGCAACTGAATGTTTCGAACCCACAAGATTTCCCATTCGTTATCATTGGAAATaagattgatgttgatgattcaaaaaaaattccaagtttacaaaagaaactaCACAATATAACTCATAATCAATTAGGAGGATTAAATCATCCagtatttgaaacaagtGCAAAGGATGGTGTTAATGTTGAAAGTgcatttgaagttgttgcaaaGATGGCTTTGCAACAAGAGGAGCTTAATTCAGGAGGAGATGTCAATGACGACTACAATGATGCAATAAATATTCATTTAGAGTCTGATTCAAGTGCTTGTGGTTGTTAA
- a CDS encoding Spe3 protein (S. cerevisiae homolog SPE3 has spermidine synthase activity, has role in pantothenate biosynthetic process, spermidine biosynthetic process and localizes to cytoplasm, nucleus): MSEQLTHPSIKDGWFAEISETMWPGQAMSLKVDKVLHVEKSKYQDVLVFKSETYGNVLVLDNCIQVTERDEFSYQEMIAHLALNSHPNPKKALVIGGGDGGVLREILKHESIEEAWLCDIDETVIEVSKKYLPEMSKSYQDPRTKVHIGDGFKFLEEYKNQFDVIITDSSDPEGPAETLFQKPYFQLLKDALTEKGVITTQAENIWIHMDIISKLKKDCAEIFPVAEYAYTMIPTYPSGSIGFMVCSKDPNANVRKPIRFDWSDEFVAKNLKYYNREIHEASFILPNWADQKLNKGN; this comes from the coding sequence ATGTCAGAACAATTAACACACCCATCAATCAAGGATGGCTGGTTTGCAGAGATTTCAGAGACCATGTGGCCAGGTCAAGCCATGTCATTGAAAGTAGACAAGGTCTTGCACGttgagaaatcaaaataccAAGACGTTTTAGTGTTCAAATCTGAGACTTATGGTAACGTTTTGGTATTGGACAATTGCATTCAAGTCACTGAACGTGACGAATTTTCGTACCAAGAAATGATTGCCCATTTGGCTTTGAACTCTCACCCAAATCCAAAGAAGGCATTGGTCATTGGAGGTGGTGACGGTGGTGTTTTGAGAGAAATCTTGAAGCATGAAAGTATTGAGGAAGCTTGGTTGTGTgacattgatgaaactgTCATTGAGGTTTCCAAGAAGTACTTGCCTGAAATGTCAAAGTCCTACCAAGATCCAAGAACCAAGGTTCACATTGGTGACGGTTTTAAATTCTTGGAAGAGTACAAGAACCAATTTGATGTTATTATCACCGATTCATCTGATCCTGAAGGGCCTGCTGAAactcttttccaaaagCCATacttccaattgttgaaagatgcATTAACTGAAAAGGGTGTCATCACTACTCAAGCTGAAAACATCTGGATTCATATGGATATCATCTccaagttgaagaaagattGTGCTGAAATCTTTCCAGTTGCTGAATATGCCTACACCATGATCCCAACCTACCCATCAGGCTCGATTGGTTTCATGGTATGCTCAAAGGACCCTAATGCTAATGTTAGAAAGCCAATCAGATTCGACTGGAGTGACGAATTTGTCgcaaagaatttgaaatattacAACAGGGAAATCCACGAAGCTTCTTTCATCTTGCCAAATTGGGCTGAccagaaattgaacaaggGCAACTAA
- a CDS encoding metalloprotease, with product MSHPTSQPPEDSVSQLTLSPPSQLSGFEWWRRTLSYQTGLGFTSQDRAQYVYDYQNRNLEDKCQSCNENLKWVLQYSPSVIFMMDHIRKLNKDNEPIDPKFITCATCDFTKGGGFDPQSGVLLCSNWIRSKWQLEDILTHELVHVYDYMKFNLNYKNLRHHACTEIRASMLSGECRIWAEIKKTGLGNFGKKFQDCIKRRAIISVSANPGCRNQEEAEKVVGIVWKSCFNDTRPFERVYR from the coding sequence ATGTCACATCCTACATCACAACCACCGGAGGATAGTGTATCACAACTAACCTTGTCCCCTCCATCACAACTTTCTGGTTTCGAGTGGTGGAGACGAACTTTACTGTACCAAACTGGTCTCGGTTTCACAAGTCAAGATCGAGCACAATATGTCTATGATTATCAAAACCGAAATCTTGAGGATAAATGCCAGTCTTGTAACGAGAATCTCAAATGGGTGTTGCAATACTCACCCTCTGTCATTTTCATGATGGATCACATACGAAAGTTGAACAAAGACAATGAACCTATAGACCCCAAGTTCATCACATGTGCCACTTGTGATTTCACAAAGGGAGGTGGGTTTGACCCCCAGTCAGGTGTTTTATTGTGCAGCAACTGGATAAGATCAAAATGGCAACTAGAGGATATCTTGACCCATGAGTTGGTCCATGTATACGACTACATGaaattcaacttgaatTATAAGAACTTGAGACATCACGCCTGCACAGAGATACGAGCATCAATGTTGAGTGGGGAATGTAGGATATGGGCAGAAATCAAGAAGACAGGGTTGGGAAACTTTGGtaaaaaatttcaagacTGTATCAAAAGAAGAGCTATAATTTCAGTCAGTGCAAATCCTGGTTGTCGTAACCAGGAAGAGGCagaaaaagttgttggaattgtttggaaaagttgtttCAACGATACGAGACCTTTTGAGAGGGTGTACAGATGA
- a CDS encoding Pst2 NADH:quinone oxidoreductase yields MSKPRVAVIIYSLYHHIYTLAESAKIGVESAGAKADMFQVKETLSPEILKLVHAKPKLDLPLAENSTLTDYDAFLLGVPTRYGNMPAQWKSFWDGTGSLWSSGALRGKHAGVFVSTGTPGGGQETTVINTLSTLAHHGIIYVPFGYGFKGQTNLEEVHGGSPWGAGTFAGGDGSRQVTQLEKDFARQQGHDFVNMITKWKQ; encoded by the coding sequence ATGTCGAAACCTAGAGTTGCTGTTATTATCTACTCATTATACCATCATATTTATACTTTAGCTGAATCTGCCAAGATTGGGGTGGAGTCAGCCGGTGCAAAAGCTGATATGTTTCAAGTTAAGGAAACCTTGTCACCcgagattttgaaattggtcCATGCTAAGccaaaattggatttgcCACTTGCTGAAAACTCAACATTGACCGATTATGATGCTTTCTTATTGGGCGTGCCAACCAGGTATGGAAACATGCCAGCACAATGGAAGCTGTTTTGGGATGGCACTGGGTCATTATGGTCATCGGGTGCTTTGCGAGGTAAGCATGCTGGTGTATTTGTTAGTACTGGAACACCAGGAGGGGGACAAGAAACAACAGTCATCAATACTTTGAGCACATTGGCCCACCATGGAATAATTTATGTCCCATTTGGTTATGGATTCAAGGGCCAAACAAATTTGGAAGAGGTACATGGAGGATCACCTTGGGGTGCTGGTACTTTCGCTGGTGGCGATGGACTGAGACAAGTTACTCAGttggaaaaagattttgcCAGGCAACAAGGGCACGATTTTGTCAACATGATTACCAAGTGGAAACAATAA
- a CDS encoding GTP-binding protein, with the protein MSQSSRKKLLLMGRSGSGKSSMRSIIFSNYSAFDTRRLGATVDVELSHLRFLGNMSLTLWDCGGQDVFMENYFTNQKDHIFKMVQVLIHVFDVESKSINKDIEIFVKSLTNLQKYSPDAKIFVLLHKMDLVQIDKRQELFTIMMDKLQKISNPYHFKLIGFPTSIWDESLYKAWSQIVCSLIPNINLFNNNIIKFNSILDAEEIILFEKTTFLVISSTTSIKQQQQHKLTNGSQKEESEELDPKRFEKISNIIKTYKQSISKLRTNFNNLIIRGSNGTTFYLDILTENMFIMVVLKKKDEVLDGFPVEQNEESLVLDNIKAARKWFEKIENSK; encoded by the coding sequence ATGTCACAATCATCAAGAAAGAAGCTCTTGCTTATGGGCCGATCGGGCTCAGGTAAATCGTCAATGCGCTCAATCATCTTTTCCAACTACTCTGCTTTCGATACAAGAAGATTAGGAGCAACTGTGGATGTTGAATTGTCACATCTCCGGTTTTTGGGCAACATGTCGCTTACATTGTGGGACTGTGGTGGGCAAGATGTATTCATGGAGAACTACTTTACCAATCAGAAGGATCATATTTTTAAAATGGTTCAAGTTTTGATCCATGTTTTTGACGTTGAGAGCAAGCTGATCAATAAggatattgaaatatttgtcAAGAGTTTAACCAACTTGCAAAAGTATAGTCCCGATGCAAAGATCTTTGTCCTATTGCACAAGATGGATCTTGTACAGATTGACAAAAGGCAGGAATTATTTACCATAATGATGGATAAGTTACAGAAAATAAGTAACCCATATCATTTCAAACTTATTGGTTTCCCAACCAGTATATGGGATGAAAGTTTATACAAAGCATGGTCACAAATTGTGTGTTCGCTAATACCAAAcatcaacttgttcaacaataatataatcaaattcaactcaaTTTTGGATGCTGAGGAGATtatcttgtttgaaaagACAACATTCCTCgtgatttcatcaactactTCAATcaaacagcaacaacaacacaagtTAACCAACGGCTCTCAAAAGGAAGAGTCGGAAGAATTGGACCCAAAacgatttgaaaagatttcCAATATAATCAAAACATACAAACAGTCCATATCCAAGTTGAGAACgaatttcaacaacttgattATTAGAGGAAGTAATGGCACAACGTTCTACCTTGATATCTTGACGGAAAATATGTTTATAATGGTGGtattaaaaaagaaagatgaGGTATTAGACGGATTCCCAGTAGAGCAAAATGAAGAATCATTGGTTCTTGACAACATCAAAGCTGCTCGTAAATggtttgaaaagattgaaaattccAAGTAG
- a CDS encoding Pst1 1,4-benzoquinone reductase, which translates to MVKVAIIIYSLYHHVYELALAEKAGVELAGGQADIYQVAETLPDVALEKMHAPPKPDIPIATTDTLLKYDAFLFGIPTRFGNFPNQWKNFWDRTGGIWSKQELRYKYAGVFVSTGTLGGGQEATAINSLSTLIHHGIIYVPFGYGYADMTNLEEVHGGSPWGAGTFAGADGSRKVTELEKGFAKQQGHDFYKVVAKAL; encoded by the coding sequence atGGTTAAAGTCGCTATTATCATTTACTCACTATACCACCACGTCTACGAATTGGCATTAGCAGAGAAAGCAGGTGTTGAATTGGCTGGTGGTCAGGCCGATATTTATCAAGTGGCCGAAACATTGCCCGATGTTGCTTTAGAGAAGATGCATGCTCCCCCTAAGCCTGATATTCCTATTGCCACAACGGACACCTTGTTGAAGTATGACGCTTTTCTTTTCGGTATCCCAACAAGATTTGgaaactttccaaatcaatggAAAAACTTTTGGGACCGGACTGGTGGCATTTGGCTGAAACAGGAATTGAGGTATAAATACGCTGGTGTGTTTGTTTCTACTGGTACTCTTGGGGGTGGCCAAGAGGCAACAGCAATCAATTCCCTCAGCACTTTGATCCACCACGGTATTATTTATGTTCCTTTTGGTTATGGCTACGCTGATATGACCAACTTGGAGGAAGTTCACGGTGGATCACCTTGGGGTGCAGGCACATTTGCCGGAGCCGATGGATCACGCAAGGTGACGGAGTTAGAGAAAGGATTTGCAAAGCAACAGGGTCATGATTTTTACAAAGTTGTTGCTAAAGCTTTATAA
- a CDS encoding GTP-binding protein — MGKFLQLLLHPDELKSVIQLTGFRQSLHPAPASQSPALKRCYELLNLTSRSFAAVIEELHPELRDAIMIFYLVLRALDTIEDDMSIDAEIKVPLLRTFYEKLDTKDWTFDGNGPREKDRIVLVEFDQILDIYHELKSQYQEIVKDITRKMGNGMADYILDENFNLNGVETIEDYNLYCHYVAGLVGEGLTKLMVLAKFSDDSLVEDNFEKSNSMGLFLQKTNIIRDYHEDLLDGRSFWPKEIWSKYTPELPQFHKNKSMEFEGLSCINDLVLNALGHVRHVLEFLSLVKDPSTFSFCAIP; from the coding sequence ATGGGCAAATTCTTACAATTACTTCTCCACCCGGATGAATTGAAGTCTGTAATTCAGTTGACGGGGTTTAGACAATCATTGCATCCGGCACCAGCATCTCAATCGCCAGCTTTGAAGCGATGCTAcgaattgttgaatcttACCTCGAGATCATTTGCGGCGGTCATTGAGGAATTACATCCAGAGCTAAGAGATGCCATAATGATCTTTTATCTTGTGTTGAGAGCTTTAGacacaattgaagatgacaTGAGTATCGACGCCGAAATCAAGGTTCCTTTGTTACGTACTttttatgaaaaattggacaCAAAAGATTGGACATTTGATGGAAATGGTCCAAGGGAAAAAGACAgaattgttcttgttgagTTTGACCAGATACTAGACATTTACCATGAGTTAAAATCACAATACCAGGAGATTGTTAAAGATATTACACGTAAAATGGGTAACGGTATGGCTGATTATATCttggatgaaaatttcaacctCAACGGAGTGGAAACTATTGAAGATTACAACTTGTATTGCCATTATGTTGCAGGGCTAGTTGGTGAGGGATTGACAAAGTTGATGGTGTTAGCTAAATTTTCCGATGATTCATTGGTAGAGGACAACTTTGAGAAGTCTAACTCTATGGGGctttttttgcaaaaaacaaacattATAAGAGACTATCATGAAGACTTATTAGATGGTAGATCTTTCTGGCCAAAAGAAATCTGGTCGAAGTATACACCAGAGTTGCCCCAGTTCCACAAGAACAAGTCAATGGAGTTTGAAGGGTTGTCCTGTATCAACGACCTTGTATTGAATGCACTTGGACATGTGAGACACGTATTGGAATTCTTATCTTTGGTCAAAGATCCCTCAACATTTTCGTTCTGTGCTATTCCAC
- a CDS encoding Aah1 protein, with protein sequence MTLTKYECSPHMHSFLKELPKCEHHLHLEGTLEPDLLFKMAKRNNIELPSTFPSTVEQCIAKYDDFSDLQDFLDHYYVGMSVLITEQDFYDLAMAYFAKARDDGCLHSEVFFDPQGHLERGIALDVVVSGFNRACQDATTNFGTTNRLIMCLLRHLPSADGIKVIELAGKYYQDGTIHGLGLDSSEKPFPPDLFEECYSLLKESHPHVELTAHAGEEGDHTFVERSLDKLKVTRIDHGVNSKHSESLMKRLNEEQIMLSLCPLSNVKLQVVQDVGHLPIDLFLERGVPFSINSDDPAYFGGYILDNYVAVHTRFGFSMEQWKQISLNGINGSWCDEVRKQELRQLVEEVCIKYVKLNL encoded by the coding sequence ATGACTTTGACAAAATACGAGTGCAGTCCTCACATGCATAGCTTTCTCAAGGAGTTGCCCAAATGTGAACATCATCTCCACCTTGAGGGCACTCTAGAACCAGACTTACTATTCAAAATGGCAAAGAGAAACAATATTGAGTTACCCTCGACATTTCCATCAACTGTCGAGCAATGTATAGCAaaatatgatgatttttcaGACTTGCAGGACTTTTTAGATCACTACTACGTTGGAATGAGTGTGTTAATCACTGAGCAGGACTTTTATGATTTGGCAATGGCGTATTTCGCCAAAGCAAGGGATGATGGTTGTCTACACTCGGAGGTATTTTTCGATCCGCAAGGTCACCTTGAAAGAGGAATCGCAttggatgttgttgtttccgGATTTAATCGTGCTTGTCAGGATGcaacaaccaattttgGAACAACGAATAGGTTAATTATGTGCTTGTTGAGACATTTACCCAGTGCAGACGGGATAAAGGTTATTGAGTTAGCTGGAAAGTACTACCAAGATGGAACTATACATGGTTTGGGTTTGGATTCAAGTGAAAAGCCTTTTCCTCCTGATCTTTTTGAAGAATGCTATTCgcttttgaaagaaagtCATCCCCATGTCGAATTGACAGCCCATGCCGGTGAAGAGGGAGATCACAcgtttgttgaaagatCCTTAGATAAACTCAAGGTTACCAGAATTGATCACGGAGTGAATTCCAAACACTCAGAATCGTTGATGAAGCGATTGAATGAAGAGCAAATTATGCTTTCTTTATGCCCATTATCGAATGTGAAGTTACAAGTAGTTCAAGATGTGGGACACCTTCCAATTGATCTATTCTTAGAAAGAGGTGTCCCGTTTTCCATCAACTCTGACGATCCTGCTTACTTTGGCGGTTATATTTTGGATAATTATGTTGCTGTGCACACAAGATTTGGATTCAGCATGGAGCAGTGGAAACAAATTAGCTTGAATGGTATTAATGGCTCGTGGTGTGACGAAGTTAGGAAACAGGAGTTGAGACAGTTGGTGGAGGAAGTTTGTATAAAGTATGTTAAATTGAACTTATAG
- a CDS encoding Are2 Acyl CoA:sterol acyltransferase (ASAT): MVGRTNTGEKLDFISDRINRRDLLNINNDYNASSSDTDETEASVFEKDPADLSDITPPISATSAPSTTLNDGYFKQEYTVSRSTGKKTPSSPLAKSNELRSRKKQTTRLPRVSTSSSDISETDITLDGLVKYVSEQDHQRIIRRKSRSDESSEKKRKEKYRLRFGDLSFTGKSTIFDSQEFIKSEFYGFYVLFWLSTAFIMINELVHVYFENYEPIWEWEIVQILQHDIFKVALSDLAMYLTSYFPLLLQILCKRGLLSWKRVGWILQSVYDTAFFAVFLWFSHYMEYPWIAKVFLVLHSLVFVMKMHSYGYYNGYLWSVFNEGMFSERYLQQLEDNEVELPKGHELEQTINVLKSSIEFTKYELEYQSRATSNKPEQDDSKCDEAILDCSFAELQERNLIKFPQNISLWNYFEYSMFPTLVYTIQYPRTRKVRWLYVFEKVCGIFGLIFLMVFVAQTNMLPIVKRAGIARKLPVHERSGQYFFILIDMIPPFLSEYLFTFFLIWDSILNALAELTLFADRDFYGPWWSCTDFSEYARLWNKPVHNFLLRHVYHSSISALKVSKTQATLITFIISSIVHELVMYVIFGTLRGYLLLFQMSQIPLVMISRTKFMRDKKVLGNCICWFGFISGPSIICTLYLVY; this comes from the coding sequence atGGTAGGGAGAACAAACACCGGAGAGAAATTAGATTTCATATCTGATAGAATTAATCGGAGAGATTTGCTtaatatcaacaatgactACAATGCATCATCAAGTGATACTGACGAAACTGAAGCATCTGTTTTTGAGAAGGACCCAGCTGACTTGTCTGATATCACTCCACCTATCTCGGCAACCTCCGCGCCTTCTACCACCTTAAATGATGGATACTTTAAGCAAGAGTATACCGTACTGAGATCTACAGGTAAGAAGACACCCAGCAGTCCTCTTGCTAAAAGTAACGAATTAAGATCTCGCAAGAAGCAAACTACAAGGCTACCCCGGGTTAGTACTAGTAGTCTGGATATATCAGAGACCGATATCACGTTGGATGGGTTGGTAAAGTACGTATCTGAGCAAGATCATCAACGAATTATTAGAAGAAAATCTAGATCGGATGAGAGTTCAGAAAAGAAGCGCAAGGAAAAGTATCGGTTGAGATTCGGAGACTTGTCATTCACAGGAAAAAGTACTATCTTTGACTCGCAAGAATTCATTAAGTCAGAATTTTATGGTTTCTACGTGTTATTTTGGTTGTCCACTGCTTTTATCATGATTAATGAGCTTGTACACGTATATTTTGAGAACTACGAACCCATTTGGGAATGggaaattgttcaaatctTACAGCATGACATCTTTAAAGTGGCATTGTCTGATTTGGCAATGTATTTGACTTCGTACTTTCCATTGTTGCTACAAATACTTTGCAAACGAGGTTTGCTAAGTTGGAAACGTGTTGGTTGGATTTTGCAAAGTGTTTATGACACTGCATTCTTTGCAGTATTCTTGTGGTTTTCTCACTATATGGAGTATCCATGGATTGCTAAAGTATTTTTGGTATTGCACAGTCTTGTGTTTGTAATGAAGATGCATTCGTATGGTTACTACAATGGGTATTTGTGGTCAGTTTTCAATGAGGGTATGTTTCTGGAAAgatatcttcaacaattggaagaCAATGAAGTAGAACTCCCTAAAGGACACGAGTTGGAACAAACGATCAATGTTTTAAAAAGCAGTATCGAGTTTACAAAGTACGAGTTAGAGTACCAATCAAGAGCTACTTCCAACAAGCCAGAACAGGATGATAGCAAGTGTGATGAAGCAATTCTTGATTGCTCTTTTGCAGAGTTGCAGGAACGtaacttgatcaaatttcCCCAAAACATCAGTCTTTGGAATTATTTCGAATATAGCATGTTTCCAACATTGGTGTACACCATCCAATATCCGAGAACTCGCAAAGTGAGGTGGCTTTAtgtgtttgaaaaagtatgTGGGATATTCGGTCTCATATTTCTTATGGTGTTTGTGGCTCAGACCAACATGTTACCTATTGTTAAGAGGGCAGGTATTGCCAGAAAACTTCCTGTACATGAACGAAGTGGCCAATACTTTTTCATACTAATTGATATGATCCCACCATTTTTATCTGAATACTTGTTTACCTTTTTTCTCATTTGGGATTCTATTTTAAATGCGCTTGCTGAGTTAACCTTATTTGCTGATCGAGACTTTTACGGTCCATGGTGGTCGTGTACTGATTTTTCAGAATATGCAAGGTTATGGAACAAACCAGTTCACaactttcttcttcgtcaCGTCTATCACTCGAGTATCAGTGCGTTGAAAGTTAGCAAGACTCAAGCAACGTTGATCACATTCATAATATCTAGTATCGTTCATGAGTTAGTCATGTATGTGATTTTCGGCACCTTACGTGGTTACTTGTTATTATTTCAGATGTCACAAATCCCATTGGTCATGATTAGTAGGACAAAATTCATGAGAGACAAGAAGGTGTTGGgaaattgtatttgttggtttggATTCATCAGCGGGCCTAGTATTATATGTACGTTGTATCTAGTATATTAG